From a single Fulvivirga ulvae genomic region:
- a CDS encoding DUF763 domain-containing protein, which yields MRRSGHADLPLHGGKVPYWLAERMAKLGGAITEAIVLEYGKSEFLTRLSDPMWFQSFGCVLGMDWHSSGITTSVMGALKKSLNPIASELGIYVCGGRGKHSRRTPDELVQLAERVGFNGTDMVKHSKLSAKIDNTAIQDGYQLYLHSFIVTSEGEWAVVQQGMNNSNGMARRYHWHSAKVRSFSEEPHTGICGINKGYILNLTAREASKTKEGILAISGESSHIMMNEIRKIILPRHHDVRASDVNLKRLGSVLALANSGQITSFEDLLMINGLGPRTLQSLVLVSEVIHGTPSRFSDPARYSFAHGGKDGHPFPVPTKVYDQTIHVLKTSVEKAKIGHSDKQKAIKSLHELSVKFEKDFRPSPERFEKIIEKERIDSYKYGGRTVFGKSKPPSGQLSIFS from the coding sequence ATGAGACGTTCAGGACATGCAGACCTGCCGCTGCACGGTGGCAAGGTACCCTACTGGCTGGCAGAGAGAATGGCGAAATTAGGTGGTGCCATTACGGAAGCAATTGTATTGGAATACGGAAAATCTGAGTTTCTGACCAGGCTTAGTGATCCCATGTGGTTTCAATCCTTTGGCTGTGTACTCGGCATGGACTGGCACTCTTCCGGCATTACCACATCAGTAATGGGCGCACTTAAAAAAAGTCTTAACCCAATAGCCTCGGAGCTAGGAATATATGTCTGTGGAGGCAGGGGAAAACATTCGCGCAGGACTCCGGATGAACTGGTACAATTGGCCGAGAGGGTTGGCTTTAATGGTACTGATATGGTAAAGCACAGTAAGTTGAGCGCCAAAATCGATAATACCGCCATTCAGGATGGTTACCAGCTATACCTGCATTCTTTCATAGTAACCAGTGAAGGTGAATGGGCAGTAGTACAACAAGGAATGAATAATAGCAACGGCATGGCCAGAAGGTATCATTGGCACTCGGCAAAGGTAAGGTCGTTTTCAGAGGAACCTCATACCGGGATTTGTGGCATCAACAAGGGCTATATCCTGAATTTAACGGCCAGAGAAGCCTCCAAAACAAAAGAAGGGATACTTGCCATTTCCGGCGAATCCTCTCACATCATGATGAATGAGATAAGGAAGATCATACTTCCCCGTCATCATGACGTAAGGGCCAGTGATGTAAACCTCAAAAGGCTTGGTAGTGTACTGGCTCTCGCCAACAGCGGCCAGATTACTTCCTTTGAAGATTTGCTCATGATCAATGGCCTGGGTCCGCGCACCTTGCAGTCTCTGGTTTTGGTTAGCGAAGTTATCCATGGTACGCCTTCAAGATTTTCTGATCCCGCCCGCTACAGTTTTGCCCATGGAGGAAAAGACGGCCATCCCTTCCCTGTACCAACCAAAGTTTATGATCAGACCATCCACGTGTTGAAGACTTCTGTAGAAAAAGCAAAAATTGGACATTCTGATAAACAGAAGGCCATTAAAAGTCTACATGAGCTATCCGTTAAGTTTGAAAAAGACTTCAGACCTTCACCGGAACGGTTTGAAAAAATAATTGAAAAAGAAAGAATCGATTCATACAAATACGGAGGTCGCACCGTGTTTGGGAAATCCAAACCTCCCAGTGGCCAACTTAGCATTTTTAGCTGA
- a CDS encoding autotransporter domain-containing protein has product MKNKAMLISILLISFIQFELHSQERLQKGNYYIGGGIGFSTRDESLDDDDLNASKYDYMRYSLSPYSGKFIKDGLAIGLNLQISSTDLQREQGTIDNLQVTKEDGFSIGAGIFLKKYWPVSEKFGAYLIPSLSYSRSHDESKNTSNTYISSSESTSNQINLSTGLGLYYFISPRFSLETNLANVVLSKQFLDKETRNTSTEDTLSQSLERNNLDFNLINQFSFDQIIVINYYF; this is encoded by the coding sequence ATGAAAAACAAAGCTATGTTAATTTCAATTTTATTGATCAGTTTTATTCAATTTGAGCTTCACAGTCAGGAAAGGCTGCAAAAAGGGAACTATTACATTGGAGGTGGCATCGGTTTTTCCACCCGTGACGAATCTCTGGATGATGATGACCTGAATGCAAGCAAGTATGATTATATGAGATATTCGCTCTCTCCTTATTCCGGTAAGTTTATTAAAGATGGTCTGGCTATAGGTTTGAATCTTCAGATTTCAAGTACAGATCTTCAGAGAGAACAGGGTACTATTGATAATCTTCAGGTAACAAAAGAAGATGGTTTTAGCATTGGCGCGGGTATTTTCCTAAAAAAATACTGGCCGGTTAGCGAAAAGTTCGGAGCTTACCTAATTCCATCACTCAGTTACAGCCGTAGTCATGATGAATCAAAAAATACAAGTAATACCTACATTTCATCATCAGAAAGTACTTCCAATCAGATAAATCTAAGCACTGGTCTTGGTCTCTACTATTTTATCAGCCCAAGGTTCTCTTTAGAAACCAACCTGGCCAATGTGGTACTTAGTAAACAGTTTCTGGATAAGGAGACACGAAACACTTCAACAGAGGACACGTTAAGTCAATCACTGGAAAGAAACAATCTTGACTTTAATTTAATCAACCAATTTTCATTCGATCAGATCATTGTTATCAACTACTACTTTTAA
- a CDS encoding DsbA family protein: protein MDNTKKIKIEYYTDPLCCWSWSFEPQWRKLRYEYSDSISWKYVMGGMLTDWTTYNDTVNSISKPSQMGPLWKEARHVSGMPINDKIWVEHPPRSSYPACLAVKAAELQGLTAGDRLLRKIREAVMLRMMDVSDKQVLLQVALELREEYPDALNYTQFERDISSKRSINLLKADLRKVRSCGISRYPSLVFRKKGKKKIIVTGYRPYHELVETIYKIQSDIMPANSIRLQDYKKQWGNLTAREMAEVEGTAKY from the coding sequence ATGGATAACACAAAAAAAATTAAGATAGAGTATTATACAGACCCGCTTTGCTGCTGGAGTTGGTCATTTGAGCCGCAGTGGAGAAAACTGAGGTATGAATACTCTGACAGCATAAGTTGGAAGTATGTGATGGGCGGGATGCTGACTGACTGGACTACTTATAATGATACAGTAAATAGCATTAGCAAGCCCTCACAAATGGGGCCGTTGTGGAAGGAAGCCAGGCATGTGTCAGGTATGCCGATCAATGACAAGATATGGGTAGAGCATCCTCCCAGATCTTCTTATCCTGCATGTCTTGCTGTAAAGGCTGCCGAGCTACAGGGGCTAACGGCAGGCGACCGCTTGTTGCGCAAGATCCGGGAGGCTGTTATGCTGAGAATGATGGATGTTTCTGATAAACAGGTACTGTTGCAGGTTGCTCTCGAGTTAAGGGAGGAATATCCTGATGCGTTGAACTACACCCAGTTTGAGCGAGATATTTCATCTAAGAGATCAATTAATTTGTTAAAAGCAGACCTGCGCAAGGTGAGATCGTGTGGCATTTCGCGCTATCCGTCGCTGGTGTTCCGCAAAAAAGGAAAGAAAAAGATAATTGTTACGGGATACAGGCCATATCATGAACTGGTGGAAACCATCTATAAAATACAGTCGGATATTATGCCGGCCAATAGTATCAGACTACAAGATTATAAGAAACAATGGGGTAACCTTACCGCACGTGAAATGGCTGAGGTAGAGGGCACTGCAAAATATTAA
- a CDS encoding HutD/Ves family protein — translation MSIKILHRSQFTTTSWAGGTTTELMIYPEGSNYKALNFDFRLSIATVNVEKSVFTSLPGISRTLMVLDGNLELTHEGHHTSKLTKFKSDNFQGDWITTSFGRATDFNLMTTPGTQGTLKGVQLAPKACLRLKLQKNTIIVCYVLYGALQMEEKGAGSVEGGSLLWMEDLDSNNQMPIIRALTNTEVVIANINLTTQ, via the coding sequence ATGAGCATTAAAATACTTCACAGGTCACAGTTTACAACTACATCATGGGCCGGAGGAACCACCACCGAATTGATGATTTATCCTGAGGGAAGTAATTATAAGGCCCTAAACTTTGACTTCCGGCTTAGTATAGCCACGGTCAATGTTGAGAAATCCGTTTTCACATCCCTACCCGGTATCTCCCGCACCTTAATGGTTCTGGACGGAAACCTGGAGCTAACCCATGAAGGACATCATACATCAAAGCTTACAAAGTTTAAATCCGACAATTTCCAGGGAGACTGGATAACAACAAGCTTTGGCAGAGCAACGGATTTTAACCTGATGACCACCCCTGGTACCCAGGGTACTTTGAAAGGAGTACAATTGGCTCCGAAAGCCTGTCTAAGATTGAAATTGCAAAAAAATACGATAATTGTCTGCTATGTACTCTACGGAGCACTCCAAATGGAAGAAAAGGGTGCGGGATCCGTAGAAGGAGGCTCCCTGCTATGGATGGAAGATCTTGATAGCAATAATCAGATGCCCATCATCCGGGCCTTAACAAACACGGAAGTTGTAATAGCCAATATTAATCTTACCACACAGTAA
- a CDS encoding STAS/SEC14 domain-containing protein encodes MAVLSKRAYNIQYDPAQNWVNMKWEGYISSAEFREGTELMLNLLIKNNANKVLADIEHMLLIDKEDQEWLISYFLPRAIRFGFRAIALLKPISTFNSNVIESISSHINQEISIKVFNNIEKARDWLIETET; translated from the coding sequence ATGGCTGTACTATCCAAACGAGCTTACAACATACAATATGATCCTGCTCAAAATTGGGTCAACATGAAGTGGGAAGGTTATATTTCAAGTGCTGAATTCAGAGAAGGCACTGAGCTGATGCTTAACCTGCTTATTAAAAACAATGCAAATAAAGTTTTAGCTGACATTGAGCATATGCTCTTGATTGACAAGGAAGATCAGGAATGGCTGATCAGCTATTTCCTACCCAGAGCCATACGGTTTGGATTCAGAGCCATTGCTCTTTTAAAGCCCATTAGTACTTTTAACAGCAATGTTATTGAAAGTATCTCTTCTCACATCAATCAGGAAATATCTATCAAAGTGTTCAATAATATAGAAAAGGCCAGAGACTGGCTTATTGAAACAGAAACATAA
- a CDS encoding glycosyltransferase family 2 protein yields the protein MNTLPPETPSVTVIIATRNNANTLEYAIKSVLWQTFDDFEVWIIGNNCTDHTESIVQNHMKDPRVHWYNLPLYHPHPSKSYNEGIKRAKGDYIAYLEDTDVWLPNHLNDHVRHLQSSSTDFGFSIMECKYSFTHADVSIPMPQEKHYAPALSTLTHNKAAAERLDYWKETHSQFIDYRVAFLKEARLRHMSFDVVPSLTVLRFQWSEENYHDVGPQPLFMEQILEDPDFLHKEMSALLYTAYRNLNDSPNLKSLKSLSYRLMNTTIFWCKLVVRRLQGLFNSIYTLLIKAKGTTA from the coding sequence ATGAACACTTTACCTCCTGAAACCCCTTCAGTCACTGTAATAATTGCGACACGCAATAATGCAAATACACTGGAATATGCGATAAAAAGTGTATTATGGCAAACATTTGATGACTTTGAAGTTTGGATCATTGGAAACAACTGCACCGACCATACTGAAAGTATAGTGCAGAATCACATGAAAGATCCAAGAGTGCACTGGTATAATCTGCCCCTTTATCACCCACATCCGTCAAAATCATACAATGAAGGAATAAAAAGAGCTAAAGGAGATTATATTGCTTACCTTGAAGATACCGATGTGTGGTTACCAAACCACCTCAATGATCATGTCCGGCACCTTCAGTCTTCTTCAACGGATTTTGGCTTCTCTATCATGGAGTGCAAATATTCATTCACTCATGCAGATGTATCTATACCTATGCCACAGGAAAAACACTATGCGCCTGCTTTGAGTACTCTTACTCACAACAAAGCTGCTGCGGAACGCCTCGATTACTGGAAGGAAACACATTCACAATTTATCGACTACCGGGTTGCTTTTCTTAAAGAAGCCAGGTTAAGACACATGTCATTTGACGTAGTTCCTTCTCTCACCGTATTAAGATTTCAATGGAGTGAGGAAAATTATCATGATGTAGGTCCGCAACCCTTATTCATGGAACAAATATTGGAAGATCCGGATTTTCTTCACAAAGAAATGTCCGCCTTGTTATATACAGCTTACCGTAATTTAAACGACTCTCCAAACTTAAAAAGTCTGAAGTCACTTAGCTATAGATTGATGAATACTACTATATTCTGGTGTAAACTGGTAGTACGCCGGTTACAAGGCCTGTTTAATAGTATTTATACACTCCTGATAAAGGCTAAGGGTACGACCGCCTAA